Genomic window (Bosea vaviloviae):
GAGCGATAGATCAGCGCCCAGACCGCGACGAGCGCGGCCAGCGCCAGCAGGAAGGCGCTGTTCAGCGGCGTTGCCGGCAGCTTGAGGCCGAGCGGCGCGAGCAATTCATGCATCGGCGTCAGGATCGCGTGGCGGGCGAACTCCGGTGTCTCGGCCTGCATCGAGCCGGGCTTTCCGATCACCTCGACCAGCATGTAGACGCTGAGTGTCGCGGCGATGAAATTGAACATGATCGTGGTGATGACGACATGGCTGCCGCGCGTCGCCTGGAGCCAGCCGGGAATGAAGCCATAAAGCGCGCCGCCCGCCGCCGCCGCGAGGATCGCCAGCGGCACCAGCAGGATGCCGGGCAGCGGCGCAAGCCAGAGGCAGGCGAGCGCGACGAAAATGCCGGCGATCGTCGCCTGTCCCTCGCCGCCGATATTGAACAGCCCCGCATGGAAGGCGACGGCAACGGCAAGCCCTGTGAAAATGAAGTTCGTCGTGTAGTAGAGCGTGAAGCTGACACCCTCGGCGCTGCCCAGCGCGCCGCGCAGCAGCAATGTCGTCGCCTCCAGCGGGCTCTCGCCGATGCCGATGACGACGAGGCCTGCGACGACGAGGGCTGCCGCCACGGATACGAGGGGAACCAGGCCTGCGTCGGCCCAGCGCGGGAGGTCGATGGGGGTGGCGCTCATGCCGCCTCGCTCACGCCGGCCATCAGCAGCCCAAGGTCGCGCTCGTCGGCTGTCTCCGCCGCCCGTTCGCCCGTGATCTGCCCACCGCACATGGCAAGGATCCGGTCGGACAGCGCCATCACCTCCTCCAGCTCCACCGAGACCAACAGGATCGCGACGCCGGCATCGCGTAGCCCGATCAACCGGCGATGGATGAACTCGATCGCGCCGATATCGACGCCGCGCGTCGGCTGGCCGACGAGCAGCACCTTTGGCGCGCGCTCGATCTCGCGAGCGAGCACGATCTTCTGCTGGTTGCCGCCGGAGAACTTCGCCGTCTTCAACGCGGGATCGGGCGGGCGCACGTCATAGGCCGTAAACGCCGCGCGCGCATGGGCTTCGATCGCAGCGGGCGACAGGAAGGGGCCGGGTCCGAAGGCGGGCTCGTCGTGATAGCCGAGGATCGCGTTCTCGGCGGCCGAGAAGGCGGTGACGAGCCCGGCCTTCTGCCGGTCCTCGGGGATATGCATCAGTCCGAGCTTGCGCAGGCGGGCGGGGTTGCGCTCGGTCGCGTTGAGGATCTGCCCGTTCAACCGGATCACGCCGCGCGAGGGCTGGATCAGCCCGGCCAGCACTTCGAGCAATTCGCTCTGGCCGTTGCCGGCGACACCGGCGATGCCGACGATCTCGCCGGCATGCAGCGTCAGGCTTGCGTCCTTGAGCGTCTCGCAGTTGCGCCCGTCGACATAGGACAGCCCGGCGATCTCCAGCACGGCCGGGCCAGGCTGGCGCGGCGCTTTCTCGACCCGCAGCAGCACGCGCCGGCCGACCATCGCCTCGGCCAGGGCGGCCGGCGAAGTCTCGGCCGTTGCGACATGCGCGACCATCTCGCCGCGCCGCATCACCGAGACCCTATCGGTCACGTCCATGATCTCGCGCAGCTTGTGCGTGATCAGGATCACGGTCTTGCCCTGGCGCTTCAGCGCCCTGAGCAGGCAAAAGAGTTGGTCGGCTTCCGGCGGCGTCAGCACGGCAGTGGGCTCGTCGAGGATCAGGATATCGGCGCCGCGATAGAGCGCCTTCAGGATCTCGACGCGCTGCTGCAAGCCGACGGAGAGATCGCCGATGATGGCGTCCGGGTCGATGACGAGGCCGTATTCCTGCGAGAGCCGCGCGAGCTCGGCCCGCGCCTTGGCGAGCCCGCCTTTGAGCCATGCGCCGCCCTCGGCTCCGAGTACGACGTTCTCGACGACGGAGAGCGTCTCGACCAGCATGAAATGCTGGTGGACCATGCCGATGCCGGCCGCGATGGCCTCGCCCGGGGAGCGAATCTTGCGCGGTGCACCCGAAACCCTGATCTCGCCGGAATCGGCCTCGTAGAAACCGTAGAGGATCGACATCAAGGTCGATTTGCCGGCCCCGTTCTCGCCGACAATGCCGTGGATCGAGCCGGCGGCGACCTTGAGCGCTACGTCCTTATTGGCCTGGACCGATCCGAAGCGCTTCGAGATGCCGATCAACTCGATGGCGGGGGCCGGTTTCACGGCAGAAGGCGGGGGTTCCGTCACAGCGCGATCACCATGCCGTCATGCGCCCGCTCCTCGGACAAGGGCGCGCGATGCGCGAGCATCGAGACGCCCATATGCGTCAGCACGATTCGTGCCGTCTCGAGCTCTGCCCGGTGCGAGGCGAGTGTTTCGTAGTCGAGATGGTTGGCGAGCTTGACGTCCCATGTGTAGCACTCGACCAGCAGCACATCGGCCCCGGCCGCGAGCGGGACCAGCGCCTCGGTCCAGGCGGTGTCGCCGGAAAAGGCGAAGACCTTGCCGCCATGAGCCAGCCGGTAGCCCTGGCAGGGGCCGGCGCGCTCGTCATGCACCATCGGCAAGGCGGTGACGTCGATCCCGGCGAGCGAAGCGGGGCTCTCGGGCGTGACCTCGACATAGCGGATCGGGAAGCGCCAGGCATTGGTCGCGGCGCCCGGGAAATCGGCGTCGAGCGCATGCAACGCCCGGTGCTCGACGCCGAGCGGCCCCGCGATCACCAGCGGCTCGCTGCGGCGCGAGACGAATTGCGCGTCGAGCAGGAAGGCCGGCAGGCCGCCGAAATGGTCGCCATGGAAATGCGTGAACAGCAGCGTCGAAATGCCGTTGCGTTCGATGCCGGCCTTGTTGAGCGCGACCAGGCTCGAGGCGCCGCAATCGAGCAGCATGCGCTCCCCGCCCGCCTCGACATGCAGGCAGCTGTTGAAGCGCCCGCCGGAGCCGAAGGCGTCGCCCGAGCCGAGGATGGTGATGTTCATGGGATATGTGCTTCGGCCTGTGATCCCGGATCGCGCCGCGGTTCCCGCGCCGCGTCCGGGATGATCCTCGCTGTCGCGAAGATCACATCGTGCACTTCGAATCCGACATGTAGTCGTGCACCTTCACGGCCCCGCTGATGATGTCGGCGCGGGCCTTGTCGGCCGCGGCCTTCATCTCGGGCGTGATCAGCGCCTTGTTGGCGTCGTCGAGCGCCCAGCCGACGCCGTCCTCCTTCAGCCCCAGCACCGAGATGCCGGGCTTCCAGGTGCCGTCTCGCGCCGCTTTGAAGGAGGCGTAGGTCGCCACATCGACGCGCTTCAGCATCGAGGTCAGCACCTTGCCGGGCTGCAGGCCGTTCTGGTTGGAATCGACGCCGATGCCGAGCTTGCCGGCGTCTGCGGCGGCGCGCAGCACGCCGATGCCGGTGCCGCCCGCCGCGTGGTAGATCACGTCGGCGCCGCGGTCGATCTGCGACTTGGCGAGCTCGCCGCCCTTGACCGGATCGTTCCAGGCCGAGGGTGTCGAGCCGGTCATGTTCTGGAAGATCTCGGCGTCCTTCTTGGCCGCCTTGACGCCCTGGACATAGCCGCAGGCGAATTTGCGGATCAACGGAATGTCCATGCCGCCGACGAAGCCGACCTTGTTGGTCTTCGAGGCCATGCCGGCCAGGAGCCCGACGAGATAGGAGCCCTCCTGCTCCTTGAATACGACCGACTGCACGTTGGGCAGCTCTACGACCATGTCGATGATGGTGAATTTCAGGTCCGGGAACTCAGCCGCGACCTTCTGCAGGGCCGTCGCCTGCGAGAAACCGACGGCGATGATCGGCGAATTGCCGTCGCGGGCGAAGCGGCGTAGCGCCTGCTCGATCTGGGCTTCGTTGGTCGGCTCGAAATCGCGGAACTCCACGCCGGTCTCGGCCTTGAACTTCTCCGCGCCGATATAGGCGGCCTCGTTGAAGGATTTGTCGAACTTGCCGCCCTTGTCATAGACGACCGCCGGCTTGATCGCTTGCTGAGCCATCGCGGCCACGGCCGAAAGGGCGACGCCGGCAAGCGCGAGCGCGAGAGATTTCAACCGCATGGATCATTCCCCTGTTCGATCTTTGGGGCGGTTTTCCCGCCCTGTCTGAGCTTACGATGGCATGGCTTGGCGACGCGGCCAAGCCGGGACCGCGCCATGATCCTGCGGCCGTTCTTCGCGGCGATTGCAGGAGCGGCAGGATCGGCTTAACCCTAGGGGATGAGCCTGAACGACGCTGAGATCGAGCGCTATGCCCGCCATCTGGTGCTGCCCGAGATCGGCGGGCCGGGCCAGAATCGGCTGAAGAATGCCCGGGTTCTGGTCATTGGCGCGGGCGGGCTGGGGGCTCCGTTGCTGCAATATCTGGCGGCGGCGGGCATCGGCAAGATCGGTATCGTCGACGACGACATCGTCTCGCTCTCCAATCTGCAACGTCAGACCATTTTCAGCACCGCCGACATCGGCGAGCACAAGGCCGTTGTCGCGGCCGAATTCATCCGCGGGCTCAATCCCAACGTCGTGGTCGAGGAGCACGTCGTCCGCATCGATCCGCACAATGCCCGCGCGCTGATCGCCTTCTACGACATCGTCGCTGAAGGCTCGGACAATTTCAGCACGCGCTACGCCGTCTCGGATGCCTGCTTCCATGAGCGGCGACCGCTGGTCACCGCCGCGCTCGGCCGTTTCGACGGTTCACTGACGACGATCCGGGCGCATGAGGCCAGCCCCGACGGCAAGCCCAACCCGACCTATCGCTGTCTCTTCCCGCAGGAGCCGCCGCCCGGCACGGTCGCGCCCTGCGCCGAGGCCGGCGTGCTGGGGGCGCTCGCGGGCGTGATGGGCTCGCTGATGGCGCTGGAGGTGGTGCGCGCCGTCACCGGCTTCGGCGAATCGCTGGTCGGCAAGCTCCTGCTCGTCGACGCCCTGACGATGCGCTTCGAGACGATGCGCTATGGCTGGGATGCGGGGAATCCGTTGAGCGGGCGAGTGGCGAGTGGCGAATAGCGAGTGGAGCGAGCATCCACTCGCCACTCGTTATTCGCCCCTCGCCTACCGCTTCGCCTCGATCACATCCCACAGCTGCGCCGCCAGATCCGGGCCGCCGAGCTTCTTGATCGCGCGCACGCCGGTCGGCGCCGTCACGTTGATCTCGGTCAGGTTGCCGCCGATCACGTCGATGCCGACGAGCAGCAGGCCGCGCTCGCGCAGCGTCGGGCCGATG
Coding sequences:
- a CDS encoding ABC transporter permease, whose product is MSATPIDLPRWADAGLVPLVSVAAALVVAGLVVIGIGESPLEATTLLLRGALGSAEGVSFTLYYTTNFIFTGLAVAVAFHAGLFNIGGEGQATIAGIFVALACLWLAPLPGILLVPLAILAAAAGGALYGFIPGWLQATRGSHVVITTIMFNFIAATLSVYMLVEVIGKPGSMQAETPEFARHAILTPMHELLAPLGLKLPATPLNSAFLLALAALVAVWALIYRSRLGYAIRTVGANPRAAAYAGISPARIIMVAMAISGALAGGLAVNEVMGVQHRLLLDFTAGYGFVGIAVALMGRGHPVGVGLAALLFGVLYQGGAELSFDKPSITRDMVVVIGGVIILFAGALDGLFRRLVAGLLRLGRPA
- a CDS encoding ABC transporter ATP-binding protein, with amino-acid sequence MKPAPAIELIGISKRFGSVQANKDVALKVAAGSIHGIVGENGAGKSTLMSILYGFYEADSGEIRVSGAPRKIRSPGEAIAAGIGMVHQHFMLVETLSVVENVVLGAEGGAWLKGGLAKARAELARLSQEYGLVIDPDAIIGDLSVGLQQRVEILKALYRGADILILDEPTAVLTPPEADQLFCLLRALKRQGKTVILITHKLREIMDVTDRVSVMRRGEMVAHVATAETSPAALAEAMVGRRVLLRVEKAPRQPGPAVLEIAGLSYVDGRNCETLKDASLTLHAGEIVGIAGVAGNGQSELLEVLAGLIQPSRGVIRLNGQILNATERNPARLRKLGLMHIPEDRQKAGLVTAFSAAENAILGYHDEPAFGPGPFLSPAAIEAHARAAFTAYDVRPPDPALKTAKFSGGNQQKIVLAREIERAPKVLLVGQPTRGVDIGAIEFIHRRLIGLRDAGVAILLVSVELEEVMALSDRILAMCGGQITGERAAETADERDLGLLMAGVSEAA
- a CDS encoding MBL fold metallo-hydrolase; this encodes MNITILGSGDAFGSGGRFNSCLHVEAGGERMLLDCGASSLVALNKAGIERNGISTLLFTHFHGDHFGGLPAFLLDAQFVSRRSEPLVIAGPLGVEHRALHALDADFPGAATNAWRFPIRYVEVTPESPASLAGIDVTALPMVHDERAGPCQGYRLAHGGKVFAFSGDTAWTEALVPLAAGADVLLVECYTWDVKLANHLDYETLASHRAELETARIVLTHMGVSMLAHRAPLSEERAHDGMVIAL
- a CDS encoding BMP family lipoprotein, whose product is MKSLALALAGVALSAVAAMAQQAIKPAVVYDKGGKFDKSFNEAAYIGAEKFKAETGVEFRDFEPTNEAQIEQALRRFARDGNSPIIAVGFSQATALQKVAAEFPDLKFTIIDMVVELPNVQSVVFKEQEGSYLVGLLAGMASKTNKVGFVGGMDIPLIRKFACGYVQGVKAAKKDAEIFQNMTGSTPSAWNDPVKGGELAKSQIDRGADVIYHAAGGTGIGVLRAAADAGKLGIGVDSNQNGLQPGKVLTSMLKRVDVATYASFKAARDGTWKPGISVLGLKEDGVGWALDDANKALITPEMKAAADKARADIISGAVKVHDYMSDSKCTM
- a CDS encoding HesA/MoeB/ThiF family protein, producing MSLNDAEIERYARHLVLPEIGGPGQNRLKNARVLVIGAGGLGAPLLQYLAAAGIGKIGIVDDDIVSLSNLQRQTIFSTADIGEHKAVVAAEFIRGLNPNVVVEEHVVRIDPHNARALIAFYDIVAEGSDNFSTRYAVSDACFHERRPLVTAALGRFDGSLTTIRAHEASPDGKPNPTYRCLFPQEPPPGTVAPCAEAGVLGALAGVMGSLMALEVVRAVTGFGESLVGKLLLVDALTMRFETMRYGWDAGNPLSGRVASGE